The Nitrospira sp. genomic sequence GGAGGAGCTTGGTGGCAAGGGAGCGGGGAATTAAGAGCGGAGCCGCCTTCATAATGCTGCGGATGATAGCAGAGGAGCGAAGATAATTCACGATGTCGCGTTGCGCGACGCCCTATTAGTGTATAAACGGCTGCGGTAACGCCAAAGCCGGATAGGCGCGGCGCGCGCCGATGTGGCGGCTGCGATGAAGGTGAGGATGTGGCACAAACGTCTTACCGTTTTTCCTTATGCGCCGCGTGTTTGCGGCAATACGAGCAATACTTCTTCAGTTCGATCCGGTCCGGATCGTTCTTCTTGTTCTTCGTCGTCCAATAGACCGATTTGCCCGGCGATTCGCAGCCGATACAGGCCACGGCAATGACTTCACGCATGATGCATCCCCTCTTTCCTTGCTAAATCTTTTCTCCGGCCGCCCGCATTTCTGAAACCACCGGAGCCAGGCCTCGTTTGTTGATGATCTTCATCCCGTGCGCTGAGACCGACAAGGTGATCCAGCGATTCTCTTCTGTCAAAAAGTAGCGTTTGCGCTGTAGGTTCGGCACAAATCGCCGTCTCGTCTTGTTGTTGGCATGACTCACGTTGTTTCCCGACACCGGCTTCTTCCCGGTCACCTGACAATAGCGTCCCATCATTCCTCCTTTTCGTTGATTCGCTGGCCTGGCTGTCCGTCATGCGCTCGGGAGATCAGCCACACCACCGCTGTCCCAGAGCGTCACGGCAATCTGACAGCATCGACAGAGTTGCCATATCTCTCCCGTCGCCGCG encodes the following:
- the rpmB gene encoding 50S ribosomal protein L28; its protein translation is MGRYCQVTGKKPVSGNNVSHANNKTRRRFVPNLQRKRYFLTEENRWITLSVSAHGMKIINKRGLAPVVSEMRAAGEKI
- the rpmG gene encoding 50S ribosomal protein L33, translated to MREVIAVACIGCESPGKSVYWTTKNKKNDPDRIELKKYCSYCRKHAAHKEKR